The Methanococcoides methylutens MM1 genome has a window encoding:
- the cofG gene encoding 7,8-didemethyl-8-hydroxy-5-deazariboflavin synthase subunit CofG produces the protein MPEFVTFSRNVFIPVTNICRNRCGYCTFRRDPEHPEARLMSVEEIIPILKNGKEAGCTEALFVFGEYAEEVPEYKKELKEMGYDSTIEYVTELCELAIERGLLPHTNAGILSRHELEMLKPLNISMGLMLETTAELKAHSESPGKAPSKRIEMIRTAGELQIPFTTGILVGIGEREEDRKNSLEAIADIHREFGHIQEVIIQNFMPKPDTPMADQAPPKKEEMVQAVSLAREILPDDVTVQVAPNLIEPRILIENGASDLGGISPTTIDWINPEAEWPGVVELQEMTGEIPLIERLPIYPQYIKKGWYSDKLSSLITELTDKNGFKRKQQ, from the coding sequence ATGCCCGAATTTGTGACCTTCTCACGCAATGTTTTCATTCCTGTCACGAACATTTGCAGGAACCGTTGCGGATATTGCACTTTCAGGCGGGATCCAGAACATCCTGAAGCCCGCCTTATGAGCGTAGAGGAAATAATACCGATCCTGAAAAATGGAAAAGAAGCAGGATGTACTGAAGCACTTTTTGTATTTGGAGAATATGCCGAAGAGGTTCCCGAATACAAAAAAGAGCTAAAAGAGATGGGATATGACAGCACCATCGAGTATGTCACAGAACTTTGTGAACTTGCAATCGAGAGAGGACTGCTGCCACACACCAATGCAGGCATCCTCAGCCGACATGAACTTGAGATGCTCAAACCTCTCAATATTAGTATGGGCTTGATGCTGGAAACCACTGCTGAACTGAAGGCTCACAGTGAGTCTCCCGGAAAGGCTCCTTCAAAACGTATCGAAATGATACGTACTGCCGGTGAACTGCAGATACCTTTCACAACAGGCATACTGGTAGGCATTGGAGAGAGAGAGGAGGACAGGAAGAACTCACTGGAAGCTATTGCAGACATCCACAGGGAATTCGGACATATTCAGGAAGTCATCATCCAGAACTTCATGCCCAAGCCGGACACACCAATGGCCGACCAGGCCCCACCTAAAAAAGAAGAGATGGTACAGGCAGTGTCCCTTGCAAGAGAAATACTACCGGATGATGTCACAGTCCAGGTCGCACCAAACCTGATCGAACCCCGCATACTCATCGAGAACGGAGCATCCGACCTTGGAGGCATATCCCCCACAACCATCGACTGGATCAACCCGGAAGCTGAATGGCCAGGTGTTGTCGAACTTCAGGAGATGACAGGAGAAATTCCACTTATAGAAAGGTTGCCGATATACCCGCAGTATATCAAGAAAGGCTGGTACAGCGACAAACTTTCCAGCCTTATAACAGAGCTTACCGATAAAAACGGATTCAAGAGGAAACAGCAATGA
- a CDS encoding NAD(P)/FAD-dependent oxidoreductase: MKAIVIGSGLGGLLSAAKLSGSGYEVEVFERLPITGGRFTNIDIKGYQLSTGALHMIPHGPTGPLAQLLREVNADVTIEREDGMAFMRIFEDIGNNIYEDVPFAKFGKVFSLWNRIKLAFLMITTRKNTPKNCSFAEWLSKHLDTPLAYQMADAFCGWALSLKAEDVPAEEVFEIFENLYRYGGPGVPIGGCKAVTDALADVVRNNGGTIHTEKEVTEIITEDGKAIGVIIDGKQHPADLVISNIGHHYTNDLCKGEETDAEYQKYLDRVKAIKPSAGAKICLAASEPLIGHGGVLFTPSARRVNGINEVTNIDPKLAPQGKHLVMAHQTTKWERIPYLEDEIDLGIKDLEEIFAGKDYEIILTQSHYNGWPVNRSSSGSDIGNTTPIEGLYVVGDGAKGKGGIEVEGIALGVKNTMNLILGN; this comes from the coding sequence ATGAAAGCAATAGTCATCGGTTCCGGACTTGGCGGTCTGCTAAGCGCGGCAAAATTATCGGGATCAGGATATGAAGTAGAGGTATTCGAGCGCCTCCCCATCACAGGCGGCAGGTTCACAAATATCGATATCAAAGGATACCAGCTTTCCACAGGCGCCCTGCACATGATACCACATGGTCCCACAGGACCGTTGGCGCAACTCCTCAGGGAAGTCAACGCAGATGTCACCATCGAACGCGAGGACGGAATGGCTTTCATGCGCATATTTGAGGACATTGGGAACAACATCTACGAAGATGTGCCCTTCGCAAAGTTCGGTAAAGTTTTCTCCCTATGGAACAGGATCAAGCTTGCATTCCTCATGATCACCACCCGAAAGAACACACCTAAGAACTGCTCCTTTGCAGAATGGCTTTCCAAACATCTCGATACCCCTCTTGCATACCAGATGGCAGATGCCTTCTGCGGCTGGGCCCTTAGCTTGAAAGCAGAAGACGTCCCTGCAGAAGAAGTGTTCGAGATCTTCGAGAACCTCTACCGCTATGGTGGCCCCGGAGTACCCATCGGAGGCTGTAAAGCTGTCACCGATGCCCTGGCAGATGTCGTCAGGAACAATGGTGGGACAATCCATACTGAAAAAGAGGTGACGGAGATAATTACAGAGGATGGAAAGGCCATTGGCGTCATTATAGATGGTAAACAACATCCTGCAGACCTCGTTATCAGCAATATCGGACATCATTATACAAACGACCTTTGCAAAGGGGAGGAGACCGATGCAGAGTACCAAAAATACCTGGACAGGGTAAAAGCTATCAAGCCATCAGCAGGAGCCAAGATATGTCTTGCAGCAAGTGAACCACTGATCGGCCACGGAGGAGTGCTGTTCACACCCTCGGCCAGACGCGTGAACGGTATCAACGAGGTTACCAACATCGACCCCAAACTTGCACCGCAGGGCAAACACCTTGTAATGGCACACCAGACTACGAAATGGGAAAGAATACCTTACCTTGAGGACGAGATAGATCTTGGAATTAAGGACCTTGAAGAGATCTTTGCAGGCAAGGATTACGAAATAATCCTAACACAATCCCATTACAACGGCTGGCCTGTCAACAGGTCATCGTCAGGTTCAGATATCGGCAACACAACGCCTATCGAAGGCCTGTATGTGGTGGGTGACGGTGCAAAGGGCAAGGGCGGCATCGAAGTTGAAGGCATAGCCCTTGGTGTTAAGAACACCATGAACCTTATTCTGGGCAATTAA
- a CDS encoding DUF362 domain-containing protein translates to MKVNENCVGCGQCTAFCKKDAIIVKSKARITDKCVECGICAAYCPMKAIEVGE, encoded by the coding sequence ATGAAAGTCAATGAAAACTGTGTTGGATGCGGCCAGTGCACTGCATTTTGTAAAAAAGATGCCATCATTGTTAAAAGCAAGGCACGCATCACAGACAAATGTGTGGAGTGCGGGATATGTGCGGCATACTGCCCCATGAAAGCTATAGAGGTAGGTGAATGA
- a CDS encoding DUF22 domain-containing protein, whose translation MSTETIQVVARKDGELVSKKFKAAPYEFTIATRAKWEMMIADEDVELRAGEYKKIAIKEVTLDADTLAIPCAFTYHAVASVLKVSSKEGNCLVERPRTIKYVYAFGQETGKVRAGDLVGVLNIFPIMFTREAMKPVLL comes from the coding sequence ATGTCCACGGAAACTATACAAGTAGTAGCTCGTAAAGACGGTGAATTGGTTTCAAAGAAGTTCAAGGCCGCACCCTATGAATTCACGATCGCCACTCGTGCGAAGTGGGAGATGATGATCGCTGATGAGGATGTAGAACTCCGTGCAGGCGAATACAAGAAGATTGCTATAAAGGAGGTTACTCTGGATGCGGACACTCTTGCAATTCCATGTGCTTTCACCTACCATGCGGTAGCTTCTGTACTGAAGGTCTCATCCAAGGAAGGCAACTGTCTTGTAGAGAGGCCAAGGACTATCAAGTATGTCTATGCTTTCGGACAGGAAACCGGAAAGGTCCGGGCTGGAGATCTGGTTGGTGTGCTTAATATCTTCCCGATCATGTTCACCAGGGAAGCCATGAAGCCAGTCCTGCTCTAA